GAACTTTTACAGAATTTGGCAGCTCTTTCACCCTTAAGATCCCAAAACTCTTTGATCAACTCTGTGTTCGAATCCCCAGATCTCTgccaacaagaaaaaacaaagagtgggggagagagcaagagtcATTTGACATTGGATCGTGGGCCAGATTTTATTTTCACCAAGGCAAGACCACGGTTCTCGGGGTGGGCTCCAATCCTGCTCTCTCCTTTGGCTCGGTGGGAGTTAGAGGGACATATGGCTTGGAAGGTTTATACTTTGAGGGAACAAACAGTGCCTCTGCCGGTGAGGGAGTCATGGGCAATGCTGAATTATTTAACTGAGGCACAAGGAGGAGTTCCCGAAGCACAGAAACCTCAAATCCAGGTATCTATGCCTATTCATCAAAGCACTGAACAAAGTCTCTACAATAAATTCCCAAACTGTCCATCATTTCAGCTCCATGTGAATATTGGAGTGGAATCTGGATTAAATcgaacagaaacaaaaatttcaCAGTCACTTATCCCAGGTAAGCAGTCACAACTTGGGGATGGCCCGCAAATCCTTGAATCCAGGCCCTTAGCTACATCATTGGGCACTCCGCTTCCCAAAAGTTTAGGAGCTGACGTAATTCCAGAGAAGACCACTGGACTGCAGGAGCAGCCAAAACACGTTCTAGAACTTAATATAGAACAGAGGGTCCTAGGTCCTCTGGAAAAAGGGATTCAGCAGCATAAGTCCCACATGACTAATGTGGAATTGACCCCAGGGCTACCATGTCAAGTTACAGAGAGCATAAAGGTAACTCCTTTAGCATTACTTCAAGTCATGGATGCAATGGGGATGATTCCAGAATCACATTCAGAAGTGATAGAATCTGTGGGCTTGTTCACACAGCCACCAGACAAAGTTGGGAAACCAATGGAAACGACAAAAAAAGTGAGTGTAAGCACTAAACCATCATATCAAGTCACTAAACCAAGTGCTCAGCATCAAGTTATGGAATCCAAGATGACCTCCAGCCCACTGAATCAAGTCACAGATAATGTGACGGTAAATCCTGCAGCATTGCTTCAAGTCATGGATTCAAGTCATAGTCCAGTGGCACTATTACAAGCTATGGATTTCGTGGGAATAATTCCACCAGCACGGTCACATGTTATAGAATCTGGAGATTCACAGTCTGAAATTGCAACTTTGGCCCCAGGAGCAGCTCAATCAGTTGGTTTGACATCTTCTAGCTCTCCTCCTACTATTGGTCCACCTGGAGTTGTAGG
This genomic interval from Mustela lutreola isolate mMusLut2 chromosome 9, mMusLut2.pri, whole genome shotgun sequence contains the following:
- the LOC131808450 gene encoding uncharacterized protein LOC131808450 is translated as MGWAQEYAFWSMERSLQQIFQHLECARSALKEFCLPESQDTISSSTSSVLVPQEPVLPCCGCKKAKHSPKDSSSSGSLCSNSSLSHLPVFSKGTTRQIRSHSLPILPRNQSSMFRNQGTALPPFQLSEFGKSELLQNLAALSPLRSQNSLINSVFESPDLCQQEKTKSGGESKSHLTLDRGPDFIFTKARPRFSGWAPILLSPLARWELEGHMAWKVYTLREQTVPLPVRESWAMLNYLTEAQGGVPEAQKPQIQVSMPIHQSTEQSLYNKFPNCPSFQLHVNIGVESGLNRTETKISQSLIPGKQSQLGDGPQILESRPLATSLGTPLPKSLGADVIPEKTTGLQEQPKHVLELNIEQRVLGPLEKGIQQHKHKDYSINPRATSSSHGISKFDPMASDLSIFRDESKAKPSNDGNYGVSF